One bacterium genomic region harbors:
- a CDS encoding DNA cytosine methyltransferase, whose translation CLSADGADASEDGSGRGTPLVVSGVDLYNAAETPAVRRLTPRECERLQGFPDDWTLVDWRHGKPASDGPRYKAIGNSMAVPVLRWILTRLEAEKRRVDRRVKGRKA comes from the coding sequence TGCCTTTCCGCCGATGGCGCCGACGCCAGCGAGGACGGGAGCGGGCGGGGGACACCGCTTGTCGTCTCCGGCGTGGACCTCTACAACGCGGCCGAGACGCCCGCCGTCCGTCGCCTCACGCCGCGCGAGTGCGAGCGGCTCCAGGGATTCCCCGACGACTGGACGCTCGTGGACTGGCGGCACGGCAAGCCGGCCTCGGACGGCCCGCGCTACAAGGCGATCGGGAACTCGATGGCCGTCCCGGTGCTGCGGTGGATCTTGACCCGGCTCGAGGCGGAGAAGCGGCGCGTCGATCGGCGCGTGAAGGGGAGGAAGGCGTGA